Proteins co-encoded in one Sparus aurata chromosome 18, fSpaAur1.1, whole genome shotgun sequence genomic window:
- the tomm5 gene encoding mitochondrial import receptor subunit TOM5 homolog, whose translation MFKLEGLGPKMDPEEMKKKMRQDVISSLRNFLLYVALLRATPYVLKKLDSI comes from the exons ATGTTCAAACTGGAAGGACTGGGACCTAAAATGGATCcggaggagatgaagaagaagatgcgTCAAGACGTCATCTCGTCATTACGGAACTTTCTTCTTTACGTCGCCCTTCTCAGAGCCA CTCCATATGTGTTAAAGAAGCTGGACAGCATATGA
- the LOC115568752 gene encoding zinc finger and BTB domain-containing protein 5-like has protein sequence MDFPGHFQHIFKQLNHQRLHAQLCDCVVLVGGQSFQAHRSILAACSSHFRALLSSSDSSGDAGADTGGGGGGGSSVMQLDPEVVTPEAFSTLLDMIYTSTLSLGASNVMDVLLAASHLHLNTVVKACKLHLSRKNFPASPPKGWRSMQQQQQQQCPPGEEEIHEKEVGAEVTQSGGVENQGLRRKVSGEQRCKRKSDEERLGDRKRTCRLPEENYKECSPTVTRSTVSTDDRREELLSPDCLKTTVGPWEGRGEEEVEEKYEATKGESEEIQLPSQSDSSTGGADGDTVFKVKVGEEGEDEGEESKMALIEVKKENLSSYSPDLDTASNNSPPTPLQGCMDNLDSQINGEKLSSACPTEGDVTSLQSQLCTDLQTEAQREAEDLGEDSVDTGEGLDSLSELAFSCFLNPSSESVMGALEEEDSLASLTAAATAAASAASDAPAATGDELCQNSEAQSSGSSSSSLVFPVSSVPLQQLLPTQGSGFSDTLILQPAQNSLADFLSGIRPGLSLETSLIQPSRAGKSSGPTTFRRIAPKVPPGSEGGTDRSSASVGEAADRPPLTRASEDVLSKCKKAAAEDHVLLVEGEKKYACKICCKTFMNLTDCKKHIRVHTGEKPYPCSKCGKRFSQSSHLYKHSKNTCLNWKDDQSFPDNLL, from the coding sequence ATGGACTTTCCAGGTCACTTCCagcatattttcaagcagctcAACCACCAGCGCCTCCATGCtcagctgtgtgactgtgtggtgCTGGTTGGAGGCCAGAGCTTCCAGGCTCACCGCTCCATCCTGGCGGCATGCAGCTCCCACTTCAGGGCTCTTCTCAGCTCCAGTGACAGCAGTGGTGATGCTGGAGCCGacacaggtggaggtggaggtggaggctcCAGTGTGATGCAGCTAGATCCAGAGGTGGTGACCCCTGAGGCCTTCTCCACCCTGCTAGACATGATTTACACCTCCACCCTCTCTCTGGGAGCCTCCAATGTGATGGATGTGCTGTTGGCGGCGTCGCATCTGCACCTCAACACGGTGGTCAAGGCCTGCAAGCTCCACCTGTCCAGGAAAAACTTCCCTGCGTCACCGCCTAAAGGGTGGAGGTCgatgcagcagcaacagcagcagcagtgtcccccaggagaggaggagatccATGAGAAGGAAGTGGGAGCGGAGGTGACTCAGTCGGGTGGGGTTGAAAATCAGGGGCTGAGGAGGAAAGTCAGTGGCGAGCAGAGATGTAAGAGGAAGTCAGATGAGGAAAGGCTTGGTGACAGAAAGAGGACCTGCAGGCTGCCTGAGGAAAACTACAAGGAGTGTTCACCTACTGTAACCAGGAGCACCGTCAGTACAGACGACAgaagagaggagctgctgtccCCGGACTGCTTGAAGACAACCGTTGGACCCTGGGAAGGCCGAggcgaggaggaggtggaggagaaataTGAAGCAACCAAAGGGGAGTCGGAGGAGATCCAGCTGCCGAGCCAGTCGGACAGCAGCACAGGTGGTGCGGATGGAGACACCGTGTTCAAAGTCAAGGTgggagaagagggggaggacgAGGGAGAGGAGTCGAAGATGGCGTTGATTGAggtgaaaaaggaaaatctgAGCTCCTACTCTCCAGATTTGGACACAGCGTCCAACAATTCCCCTCCAACTCCACTCCAAGGCTGCATGGATAATTTGGACTCCCAGATAAATGGTGAGAAACTGTCCTCAGCTTGTCCAACAGAGGGTGATGTGACCTCTTTACAATCTCAGCTGTGCACAGATCTTCAAACTGAAGcacagagagaggctgaagaTTTGGGCGAGGACTCAGTAGACACTGGTGAAGGCCTGGACAGCCTGTCAGAGCTGGCATTCTCCTGCTTCCTCAATCCCAGCAGCGAGAGTGTAAtgggagctctggaggaagaggacagcCTGGCGagcctcactgctgctgctactgctgctgcctctgctgctagTGATGCTCCTGCAGCAACTGGAGATGAACTGTGTCAAAACTCAGAAGCCCAGTCCTCcggttcctcctcctcttcacttgTTTTCCCAGTGTCCTCTGTCCCCTTGCAGCAGCTTCTCCCGACTCAAGGCTCTGGTTTCAGCGACACGCTCATCCTCCAGCCTGCCCAGAACTCTCTAGCAGATTTCCTGAGCGGCATCAGACCAGGCCTCAGTCTGGAAACCTCCCTCATCCAACCCTCCAGGGCTGGGAAAAGCTCAGGGCCGACCACCTTCCGTCGCATCGCCCCCAAAGTGCCGCCTGGATCAGAAGGCGGCACCGATCGTTCCTCTGCATCAGTGGGGGAGGCTGCCGATCGTCCGCCTCTGACCAGAGCGTCAGAGGACGTTCTGTCCAAGTGCAAGAAGGCAGCTGCTGAGGACCACGTGTTGTTGGTGGAAGGGGAGAAGAAGTACGCCTGCAAGATCTGCTGCAAGACCTTCATGAACCTGACCGACTGCAAGAAGCACATTCGCGTCCACACGGGAGAAAAGCCGTATCCCTGCTCGAAGTGCGGCAAACGCTTCAGCCAGTCGTCCCATCTGTACAAGCACTCGAAAAACACCTGCCTGAACTGGAAAGATGACCAGTCATTCCCAGACAATCTGCTCTAA
- the grhpra gene encoding glyoxylate reductase/hydroxypyruvate reductase, translated as MQAAGKLMKVFLTRRIPPEGMKILSAAGVCEVSLWDSDEPVPREELLKGVQGAHGLLCLLSDKIDAEVLDAAGPNLKVISTLSVGFDHMALDEIKKRGIRVGYTPDVLTDATAELTVALLLATARRLPEGVEEVKNGGWSSWKPLWLCGYGLSGSTVGVIGLGRIGMAIAQRLKPFGVKKLLYSGRTAKAHAAEVNGEFVPLDTLVSESDFIVVSCSLTPETQGLCDKAFFSKMKKTAVFVNSSRGAVVNQEDLYEALTTGQIAAAGLDVTTPEPLPTNHPLLTLKNCVVLPHIGSATYSTRGIMAALSARNLLGGLQGTDMPSELNF; from the exons ATGCAGGCAGCCGGTAAACTCATGAAGGTTTTCCTGACGAGGCGCATCCCGCCAGAGGGGATGAAGATCCTGTCAGCAGCTGGAGT GTGTGAGGTGTCTCTGTGGGACTCAGATGAACCTGTACCGAGGGAAGAGCTTCTCAAAGGTGTGCAGGGGGCTCATGGGCTTCTGTGTCTGCTGTCCGACAAGATCGATGCTGAGGTTCTGGATGCTGCAG GACCCAACCTGAAAGTAATCAGCACTCTGTCAGTTGGATTTGACCACATGGCTctggatgaaataaaaaaacg tGGTATACGTGTTGGATACACTCCGGATGTGCTGACTGACGCCACAGCAGAACTGACGGTCGCTCTGCTGCTGGCCACCGCTCGAAGGTTACCAGAGGGCGTGGAGGAGGTCAAAAA TGGTGGCTGGAGCTCGTGGAAACCTCTCTGGCTGTGTGGGTACGGTTTGTCCGGCAGCACGGTGGGAGTCATTGGACTGGGACGCATTG gcaTGGCCATAGCTCAGAGACTCAAGCCCTTTGGAGTGAAGAAACTTCTCTACTCTGGGAGAACAGCCAAGGCCCATGCTGCTGAGGTGAATGGAGAGTTTG TTCCCCTGGACACACTTGTGTCTGAGAGTGACTTCATAGTAGTTTCCTGCTCCCTGACGCCAGAGACCCAGGGACTGTGCGACAAGGCCTTCTTCAGCAAGATGAAAAAAACTGCCGTCTTTGTCAACTCGAGCAG GGGAGCTGTGGTGAACCAGGAGGATCTTTacgaggctttgaccactggacAGATCGCTGCAGCTGGACTGGACGTCACGACACCCGAGCCACTCCCAACAAACCACCCACTCCTCACGCTTAAAAACTGCG TGGTGTTGCCACACATCGGCAGCGCCACCTACTCCACCAGAGGCATCATGGCAGCTCTGTCAGCTCGGAACCTGCTGGGAGGTTTACAGGGCACAGACATGCCAAGTGAACTCAACTTCTAG